The proteins below are encoded in one region of Apium graveolens cultivar Ventura chromosome 4, ASM990537v1, whole genome shotgun sequence:
- the LOC141720851 gene encoding uncharacterized protein LOC141720851 isoform X2, producing the protein MDRYQKVEKPRQETTPIDENEIRITSQGRMRSYITYAMTMLQEKGSSVIVFKAMGRAINKTVTIVELIKRRIAGLHQVTSIGSTDITDTWEPLEEGLLPLETTRHVSMITITLSKEELDTSAAGYQSPLPVDQVKASPEFDYEGDGSPTNQGRGRGGRGRGRQRAASELEDGGWDRPRGYSRGRGRGRGRNFRGRGRGGYGGPQMDVQHDAYGYDQEAPPVEGRRRGRGRNFRGRGRGGYGGPQMDVQHDADGYDQEAPPVEGRGRGRGRGRGYRGRGRGYSSNGPIYAAGGDE; encoded by the exons ATGGATCGGTACCAGAAGGTGGAGAAACCTAGACAAGAGACCACTCCGATTGATGAGAATGAAATTCGGATTACCAGTCAGGGCAGGATGCGCAGTTATATTACTTATGCTATGACTATGCTTCAG GAAAAAGGCTCTTCAGTAATTGTGTTCAAAGCGATGGGAAGGGCCATCAACAAGACTGTCACGATTGTGGAGTTAATTAAG AGGAGAATTGCCGGCCTCCATCAAGTTACATCTATTGGATCCACTGATATAACAGATACATGGGAACCCTTAGAAGAAGGACTCCTACC TCTGGAAACAACAAGGCATGTTTCAATGATCACAATCACactttcaaaagaagagctaGATACATCAGCCGCAGG GTACCAGTCTCCACTACCTGTTGACCAGGTCAAGGCTTCCCCGGAGTTTGATTATGAAGGAG ATGGTTCACCTACCAATCAAGGCAGAGGTCGTGGTGGCAGGGGGAGAGGGAGGCAAAGAGCTGCATCTG AGTTAGAGGATGGAGGTTGGGATCGTCCTCGGGGCTATTCCAGGGGTAGAGGAAGAGGGAGAGGTCGTAATTTTCGGGGACGTGGAAGGGGAGGATATGGTGGGCCTCAGATGGATGTTCAACATGATGCTTATGGTTATGATCAAGAAGCACCACCTGTTGAGGGTAGAAGAAGAGGGAGAGGTCGTAATTTCAGGGGACGTGGAAGGGGAGGATATGGTGGGCCTCAGATGGATGTTCAACATGATGCTGATGGATACGATCAAGAAGCACCACCTGTTGAGGGGAGAg GCCGTGGACGTGGTCGTGGAAGGGGATATCGTGGGAGAGGTCGTGGATACAGCTCCAATGGGCCAATTTATGCGGCCGGGGGTGACGAGTAG
- the LOC141720851 gene encoding uncharacterized protein LOC141720851 isoform X1, producing the protein MDRYQKVEKPRQETTPIDENEIRITSQGRMRSYITYAMTMLQEKGSSVIVFKAMGRAINKTVTIVELIKRRIAGLHQVTSIGSTDITDTWEPLEEGLLPLETTRHVSMITITLSKEELDTSAAGYQSPLPVDQVKASPEFDYEGDGSPTNQGRGRGGRGRGRQRAASGIGFSELEDGGWDRPRGYSRGRGRGRGRNFRGRGRGGYGGPQMDVQHDAYGYDQEAPPVEGRRRGRGRNFRGRGRGGYGGPQMDVQHDADGYDQEAPPVEGRGRGRGRGRGYRGRGRGYSSNGPIYAAGGDE; encoded by the exons ATGGATCGGTACCAGAAGGTGGAGAAACCTAGACAAGAGACCACTCCGATTGATGAGAATGAAATTCGGATTACCAGTCAGGGCAGGATGCGCAGTTATATTACTTATGCTATGACTATGCTTCAG GAAAAAGGCTCTTCAGTAATTGTGTTCAAAGCGATGGGAAGGGCCATCAACAAGACTGTCACGATTGTGGAGTTAATTAAG AGGAGAATTGCCGGCCTCCATCAAGTTACATCTATTGGATCCACTGATATAACAGATACATGGGAACCCTTAGAAGAAGGACTCCTACC TCTGGAAACAACAAGGCATGTTTCAATGATCACAATCACactttcaaaagaagagctaGATACATCAGCCGCAGG GTACCAGTCTCCACTACCTGTTGACCAGGTCAAGGCTTCCCCGGAGTTTGATTATGAAGGAG ATGGTTCACCTACCAATCAAGGCAGAGGTCGTGGTGGCAGGGGGAGAGGGAGGCAAAGAGCTGCATCTG GAATTGGCTTTTCAGAGTTAGAGGATGGAGGTTGGGATCGTCCTCGGGGCTATTCCAGGGGTAGAGGAAGAGGGAGAGGTCGTAATTTTCGGGGACGTGGAAGGGGAGGATATGGTGGGCCTCAGATGGATGTTCAACATGATGCTTATGGTTATGATCAAGAAGCACCACCTGTTGAGGGTAGAAGAAGAGGGAGAGGTCGTAATTTCAGGGGACGTGGAAGGGGAGGATATGGTGGGCCTCAGATGGATGTTCAACATGATGCTGATGGATACGATCAAGAAGCACCACCTGTTGAGGGGAGAg GCCGTGGACGTGGTCGTGGAAGGGGATATCGTGGGAGAGGTCGTGGATACAGCTCCAATGGGCCAATTTATGCGGCCGGGGGTGACGAGTAG
- the LOC141720849 gene encoding monooxygenase 2-like isoform X2 — MGLRSIVLESWDSLRITGFALTLWTNAWRALDAVGVGDSLRKRSLQMQGFTVASLDSDLPPSESTLDATGKYANHEGRCVKRKDLLETMLEALPQGSVRFSSKVICIEKSGHFKLIHLADGAILKTKVLIGCDGVKSVVAKELALQEPVSSGRSAIRGLSEFSDCHGFEPKIYVHFGNGVRFGFLPCDVKCVYWFCTFTPCPKNTNISDEKAFEEDPIRMKQFVLGKIATAPRNALDVVERTELSRISCAELKFRLPWNLLMGNITKDNVCVAGDALHPMTPDIGQGGCSSLEDAVVLARCLGEAILGKPKLDNGEVNEEEEYGRIKQGLEKYEKDRRWRSFNLVSTAFLSGYIQQSEGKIISFLREKWLAKYTADAFLRLANYDCGKLVIA, encoded by the exons ATGGGTTTGCGGAGCATAGTCTTGGAGTCTTGGGATAGTTTGAGAATAACAGGATTTGCTCTGACTTTATGGACCAATGCTTGGAGGGCATTGGATGCAGTTGGCGTTGGCGATTCCCTTCGAAAGCGATCTCTTCAGATGCAAGG GTTTACAGTAGCTTCCCTTGATTCAGATCTTCCACCTTCAGAATCGACATTAGATGCCACCGGAAAATA TGCCAACCATGAAGGTCGCTGTGTGAAAAGAAAAGACTTGCTGGAAACCATGCTTGAAGCGCTACCACAGGGGTCTGTAAGGTTCTCTTCCAAAGTCATTTGCATTGAAAAATCTGGACACTTCAAATTGATCCACCTGGCTGATGGTGCAATTCTTAAAACTAAG GTGTTGATAGGGTGTGATGGAGTTAAATCTGTGGTTGCGAAAGAGTTGGCTCTTCAGGAACCCGTGAGTTCTGGGCGATCAGCAATCAGGGGTTTATCCGAGTTCTCAGATTGTCATGGTTTTGAGCCAAAGATCTATGTCCACTTTGGAAATGGAGTTCGATTTGGTTTTCTTCCTTGTGATGTAAAGTGTGTTTATTGGTTTTGCACTTTCACTCCCTGCCCTAAAAACA CCAACATTTCAGATGAGAAAGCCTTTGAAGAAGATCCTATAAGAATGAAACAATTTGTTCTTGGGAAGATTGCTACTGCTCCTAGAAACGCTTTGGATGTGGTGGAAAGAACTGAACTTAGCCGTATCTCATGTGCTGAGCTGAAGTTCAGATTGCCATGGAACTTGTTGATGGGAAACATTACAAAAGACAATGTTTGTGTAGCCGGTGATGCACTTCATCCAATGACTCCTGATATTGGTCAAGGCGGGTGTTCATCGCTAGAAGATGCTGTTGTTCTTGCTAGGTGTCTCGGAGAGGCTATATTGGGAAAACCAAAATTAGATAACGGAGAGGTgaatgaagaagaagaatatgGAAGGATTAAACAGGGTCTGGAGAAGTATGAAAAAGACAGGAGATGGAGAAGTTTCAATCTTGTTAGTACTGCATTTTTGTCAGGATATATACAACAAAGTGAGGGGAAGATTATAAGCTTTTTGAGAGAAAAATGGCTGGCCAAATACACTGCTGATGCTTTCTTAAGATTGGCAAACTATGACTGTGGAAAACTTGTCATAGCCTAA
- the LOC141720849 gene encoding monooxygenase 2-like isoform X1 codes for MEEIQEHDIVIVGGGIAGFTTCLGLHRMGLRSIVLESWDSLRITGFALTLWTNAWRALDAVGVGDSLRKRSLQMQGFTVASLDSDLPPSESTLDATGKYANHEGRCVKRKDLLETMLEALPQGSVRFSSKVICIEKSGHFKLIHLADGAILKTKVLIGCDGVKSVVAKELALQEPVSSGRSAIRGLSEFSDCHGFEPKIYVHFGNGVRFGFLPCDVKCVYWFCTFTPCPKNTNISDEKAFEEDPIRMKQFVLGKIATAPRNALDVVERTELSRISCAELKFRLPWNLLMGNITKDNVCVAGDALHPMTPDIGQGGCSSLEDAVVLARCLGEAILGKPKLDNGEVNEEEEYGRIKQGLEKYEKDRRWRSFNLVSTAFLSGYIQQSEGKIISFLREKWLAKYTADAFLRLANYDCGKLVIA; via the exons ATGGAGGAGATTCAAGAACATGATATTGTTATAGTGGGTGGTGGCATAGCAGGTTTCACCACTTGTCTTGGACTTCACAG GATGGGTTTGCGGAGCATAGTCTTGGAGTCTTGGGATAGTTTGAGAATAACAGGATTTGCTCTGACTTTATGGACCAATGCTTGGAGGGCATTGGATGCAGTTGGCGTTGGCGATTCCCTTCGAAAGCGATCTCTTCAGATGCAAGG GTTTACAGTAGCTTCCCTTGATTCAGATCTTCCACCTTCAGAATCGACATTAGATGCCACCGGAAAATA TGCCAACCATGAAGGTCGCTGTGTGAAAAGAAAAGACTTGCTGGAAACCATGCTTGAAGCGCTACCACAGGGGTCTGTAAGGTTCTCTTCCAAAGTCATTTGCATTGAAAAATCTGGACACTTCAAATTGATCCACCTGGCTGATGGTGCAATTCTTAAAACTAAG GTGTTGATAGGGTGTGATGGAGTTAAATCTGTGGTTGCGAAAGAGTTGGCTCTTCAGGAACCCGTGAGTTCTGGGCGATCAGCAATCAGGGGTTTATCCGAGTTCTCAGATTGTCATGGTTTTGAGCCAAAGATCTATGTCCACTTTGGAAATGGAGTTCGATTTGGTTTTCTTCCTTGTGATGTAAAGTGTGTTTATTGGTTTTGCACTTTCACTCCCTGCCCTAAAAACA CCAACATTTCAGATGAGAAAGCCTTTGAAGAAGATCCTATAAGAATGAAACAATTTGTTCTTGGGAAGATTGCTACTGCTCCTAGAAACGCTTTGGATGTGGTGGAAAGAACTGAACTTAGCCGTATCTCATGTGCTGAGCTGAAGTTCAGATTGCCATGGAACTTGTTGATGGGAAACATTACAAAAGACAATGTTTGTGTAGCCGGTGATGCACTTCATCCAATGACTCCTGATATTGGTCAAGGCGGGTGTTCATCGCTAGAAGATGCTGTTGTTCTTGCTAGGTGTCTCGGAGAGGCTATATTGGGAAAACCAAAATTAGATAACGGAGAGGTgaatgaagaagaagaatatgGAAGGATTAAACAGGGTCTGGAGAAGTATGAAAAAGACAGGAGATGGAGAAGTTTCAATCTTGTTAGTACTGCATTTTTGTCAGGATATATACAACAAAGTGAGGGGAAGATTATAAGCTTTTTGAGAGAAAAATGGCTGGCCAAATACACTGCTGATGCTTTCTTAAGATTGGCAAACTATGACTGTGGAAAACTTGTCATAGCCTAA